The following proteins are co-located in the Streptomyces sp. NBC_00435 genome:
- a CDS encoding FAD/NAD(P)-dependent oxidoreductase, with the protein MATSPSDLAVIGAGPAGLAAAVTAAGLGLRVTLLDAGERPGGQYYRHPAPGLGAARPEALHHGWAAFAAREAALRAHEAAGRITYLPFHHVWTVVPEGQGATADRAAPTWTLHAVAGPDEAPTIVRARAVLLATGAYERQLPFPGWTLPGVVGAGGAQAMLKSGLVLPGRRAVVAGSGPLLLAVAGSLAAAGARVPAVVEAAAYTGYAAHAPALLRNPGKLAEGATYGSALLRHGVRLLTRHAVTEAHGTDRVEAVTVARLDRDWRPLPGTARRIPCDAVAVGHGLVPQLELATGLGCATRPSPDATVALELDARQRTSVPGIWSAGETGGIGGAQLALAEGEIAAHSIAGRPVPARLVRSRTRLRAFAAAMAGAHRPGPGWTGWLREDTDVCRCEEVPASRIREAVEDLGARDARTVKLLTRAGMGWCQGRMCGPAVAALAGTGPAPDRRPLSCPVPLRHLAGLPADAPSELPPGLPPELPPELP; encoded by the coding sequence ATGGCGACCTCGCCGTCTGATCTCGCCGTCATCGGCGCCGGTCCCGCCGGCCTCGCCGCCGCCGTCACGGCCGCCGGCCTGGGCCTGCGCGTCACCCTCCTCGACGCGGGTGAACGGCCCGGCGGGCAGTACTACCGCCACCCCGCGCCCGGCCTCGGCGCGGCCCGCCCCGAGGCCCTGCACCACGGGTGGGCCGCCTTCGCCGCGCGCGAAGCCGCCCTGCGCGCCCATGAGGCGGCCGGGCGGATCACCTATCTCCCCTTCCACCACGTGTGGACGGTCGTCCCCGAAGGGCAGGGCGCCACCGCCGACCGCGCCGCCCCCACCTGGACCCTGCACGCCGTCGCCGGCCCGGACGAGGCCCCCACGATCGTCCGGGCCCGCGCCGTCCTGCTCGCCACCGGGGCCTACGAGCGGCAACTGCCCTTCCCCGGCTGGACCCTGCCCGGGGTCGTCGGAGCCGGCGGGGCGCAGGCGATGCTGAAGAGCGGGCTCGTGCTCCCGGGCCGGCGCGCCGTCGTCGCCGGGAGCGGGCCGCTGCTGCTCGCCGTGGCCGGCTCGCTCGCCGCCGCCGGCGCCCGGGTCCCCGCCGTGGTGGAGGCCGCCGCCTACACCGGCTACGCCGCCCACGCCCCCGCCCTGCTCCGCAATCCCGGCAAGCTCGCCGAAGGCGCCACGTACGGCAGCGCCCTGCTCCGCCACGGCGTCCGCCTCCTCACCCGGCACGCCGTCACCGAGGCCCACGGCACCGACCGGGTCGAAGCCGTCACGGTGGCCCGGCTCGACCGGGACTGGCGGCCCCTGCCCGGCACCGCCCGCCGCATCCCCTGCGACGCCGTGGCCGTCGGCCACGGGCTCGTGCCGCAGCTGGAGCTGGCCACCGGCCTCGGCTGCGCCACCCGCCCGAGCCCGGACGCCACCGTCGCCCTGGAGCTGGACGCCCGGCAGCGCACCTCCGTCCCCGGGATCTGGTCCGCCGGGGAGACCGGGGGCATCGGCGGCGCCCAACTGGCCCTGGCCGAGGGGGAGATCGCTGCGCACTCCATCGCGGGCCGGCCCGTCCCGGCCCGTCTGGTCCGGAGCCGTACGCGGCTGCGCGCCTTCGCCGCCGCGATGGCCGGCGCCCACCGCCCGGGTCCCGGCTGGACCGGCTGGCTGCGCGAGGACACCGATGTGTGCCGCTGCGAGGAGGTCCCGGCCTCCCGGATCCGGGAGGCCGTCGAAGACCTGGGGGCGCGGGACGCCCGTACGGTCAAACTCCTCACCCGCGCCGGCATGGGCTGGTGCCAGGGCCGGATGTGCGGCCCGGCCGTCGCCGCCCTGGCCGGAACGGGCCCGGCCCCCGACCGCAGACCGCTGTCCTGCCCGGTCCCCCTGCGCCACCTCGCCGGACTTCCCGCCGACGCGCCGTCCGAACTTCCGCCCGGACTTCCGCCCGAGCTTCCCCCCGAACTTCCCTGA
- a CDS encoding dihydrodipicolinate synthase family protein: MTHAHTSAPTGTDSRTRPWHGIMVATALPLREDLSVDYDAYAEHVAWLIANGCDGVVPNGSLGEYQTLTDEERARVVRTAVEAAGDGARVMPGVAAYGSAESRRWAEQAAEAGAGSVLLLPPNAFRADEDAVRAHYADVARAGIPVVAYNNPIDTKVDLVPSLLARLHADGSIVAVKEFSGDVRRAYEIAELSPGLDLLIGADDVLLELALAGAVGWIAGYPNALPQSCATLYRAAVSGDLATALPLYKSLHSLLRWDSKTEFVQAIKLSMDLAGRPGGATRPPRFPLTGETEAAVRAATEKALAEGLN, translated from the coding sequence ATGACCCACGCGCACACCTCCGCGCCCACCGGTACGGACAGCCGCACCCGCCCCTGGCACGGCATCATGGTCGCCACCGCGCTACCCCTGCGGGAAGACCTGAGCGTCGACTACGACGCCTACGCCGAACACGTGGCCTGGCTGATCGCCAACGGCTGCGACGGCGTCGTCCCCAACGGCTCCCTCGGTGAGTACCAGACCCTGACCGACGAAGAGCGGGCCCGGGTCGTCCGTACCGCCGTCGAGGCCGCCGGGGACGGCGCCCGCGTCATGCCCGGAGTCGCCGCCTACGGCAGCGCCGAGTCCCGCCGCTGGGCCGAGCAGGCCGCCGAGGCCGGCGCCGGATCGGTCCTGCTGCTCCCGCCCAACGCCTTCCGGGCCGACGAGGACGCCGTACGCGCCCACTACGCCGACGTCGCCCGCGCCGGCATTCCCGTCGTCGCGTACAACAACCCCATCGACACCAAGGTGGACCTGGTCCCGTCCCTGCTCGCCCGCCTCCACGCCGACGGGTCCATCGTCGCCGTCAAGGAGTTCAGCGGGGACGTGCGGCGCGCCTACGAGATCGCCGAACTCTCCCCGGGTCTCGACCTGTTGATCGGCGCCGACGACGTCCTTCTCGAACTCGCGCTGGCCGGCGCCGTCGGCTGGATCGCCGGCTACCCCAACGCCCTCCCGCAGTCCTGCGCCACCCTCTACCGCGCCGCCGTCTCGGGCGACCTCGCCACCGCCCTGCCGCTCTACAAGTCCCTGCACTCGCTGCTGCGCTGGGACTCCAAGACCGAGTTCGTGCAGGCCATCAAGCTCTCCATGGACCTGGCGGGCCGTCCCGGCGGCGCCACCCGCCCGCCGCGCTTCCCGCTGACCGGCGAGACGGAGGCCGCGGTCCGCGCCGCCACCGAGAAGGCTCTCGCCGAGGGCCTCAACTAA
- a CDS encoding proline racemase family protein: MRTRHIYHAVDSHTEGMPTRVITGGVGVIPGATMAEKRLHFIEHLDHIRTLLMYEPRGHSAMSGAILQPPTRPDADFGVLYIEVSGLLPMCGHGTIGVATVLVETGMVPVVEPVTTVRLDTPAGLVSVDVRVEDGAATAVTLTNVPSFSVGLDLKADVPGYGTVTYDLAYGGNFYAFVELDALGLPFDRARGDELLAAGLAVMEAVNASADRPVHPENPSIAGVKHVYLAAPGSDAVRSRHAMAIHPGWFDRSPCGTGTSARMAQLHARGLLALDTDFANESFIGTEFTGRLVGETTVGGLPALVPTVTGRAWITGAAQYFLDPSDPFPGGFLL; the protein is encoded by the coding sequence ATGCGCACACGCCACATCTACCACGCGGTGGACTCGCACACCGAGGGCATGCCCACCCGGGTCATCACCGGGGGCGTCGGGGTGATCCCCGGCGCCACCATGGCCGAGAAGCGGCTCCACTTCATCGAGCACCTGGACCACATCAGGACCCTGCTCATGTACGAGCCGCGCGGCCACTCCGCGATGAGCGGCGCGATCCTGCAGCCCCCGACCCGCCCGGACGCCGACTTCGGCGTCCTCTACATCGAGGTGTCGGGCCTGCTCCCCATGTGCGGGCACGGCACCATCGGGGTCGCCACCGTCCTCGTCGAGACCGGCATGGTGCCGGTCGTCGAACCGGTCACCACCGTCCGGCTGGACACTCCGGCCGGACTGGTGAGCGTCGACGTCCGCGTCGAGGACGGGGCGGCGACCGCCGTCACCCTCACCAACGTCCCCTCCTTCAGCGTCGGGCTCGACCTCAAGGCGGACGTCCCCGGATACGGCACGGTCACCTACGACCTCGCCTACGGCGGCAACTTCTACGCCTTCGTCGAACTCGACGCCCTCGGGCTCCCCTTCGACCGGGCCCGCGGGGACGAGCTGCTCGCCGCAGGCCTGGCCGTCATGGAAGCGGTCAACGCCTCCGCCGACCGGCCCGTCCACCCCGAGAACCCCTCCATCGCCGGGGTCAAGCACGTCTACCTGGCCGCCCCCGGCTCCGACGCCGTCCGCTCCCGGCACGCGATGGCCATCCACCCCGGCTGGTTCGACCGTTCACCGTGCGGTACGGGCACCAGCGCGCGCATGGCGCAGCTGCACGCGCGGGGGCTGCTGGCACTGGACACCGACTTCGCCAACGAGTCGTTCATCGGCACGGAGTTCACCGGCCGGCTCGTCGGCGAGACCACGGTGGGCGGGCTCCCGGCCCTCGTGCCCACCGTCACCGGCCGGGCCTGGATCACCGGCGCCGCCCAGTACTTCCTCGACCCGTCCGACCCGTTCCCCGGAGGGTTCCTGCTGTGA
- a CDS encoding proline racemase family protein, which produces MNVVRTVDYHTAGEPFRIVDFTAPGLPPVPGDTVAERCATAIGPGGSGTAPRRGVLDDVRRLLVQEPRGHAGMYGGFVVPPDDDGAHFGVLFWHKDGYSTACGHGTMALGAWAVDTGRVAAPDDGDVQVRIDVPSGRVGATVHRAGGRTTGVTFRNVPARASARKVPVATTLGMVEADIAHAGACYASVAARDLGLAVTRDALPSLVRAGREIRAALATHPGTWHPDGPLLSGVYGVTLYEELPDTPFGPHQRNVTVFADGQIDRSPCGSGTSARLALLAEDGRLGPGEDLLHESVVGTVFTGRVACGSAAAGLVTEVTGAAYRTGEHAFRADPHDALATGFLL; this is translated from the coding sequence GTGAACGTCGTACGGACCGTGGACTACCACACCGCGGGCGAGCCGTTCCGCATCGTCGACTTCACGGCCCCGGGCCTGCCGCCCGTGCCCGGGGACACCGTCGCCGAGCGGTGCGCGACCGCCATCGGGCCCGGAGGGTCCGGGACGGCCCCCCGGCGGGGAGTCCTGGACGACGTACGGCGCCTCCTCGTGCAGGAGCCGCGCGGGCACGCCGGGATGTACGGGGGCTTCGTGGTCCCGCCCGACGACGACGGGGCCCATTTCGGGGTGCTGTTCTGGCACAAGGACGGCTACTCCACCGCGTGCGGCCACGGCACCATGGCGCTGGGCGCCTGGGCCGTGGACACCGGCCGGGTCGCCGCGCCCGACGACGGGGACGTCCAGGTGCGGATCGACGTGCCCTCGGGGCGGGTCGGCGCGACCGTGCACCGCGCCGGGGGTCGCACCACCGGGGTCACCTTCCGCAACGTCCCGGCCCGCGCCAGCGCCCGCAAGGTGCCCGTGGCCACCACCCTGGGCATGGTGGAGGCGGACATCGCGCACGCCGGGGCCTGCTACGCCTCCGTGGCCGCCCGGGACCTCGGCCTGGCGGTGACCCGGGACGCGCTGCCCTCGCTCGTGCGGGCCGGGAGGGAGATCCGGGCCGCCCTCGCCACCCACCCCGGGACCTGGCACCCGGACGGGCCGCTGCTCTCCGGGGTCTACGGGGTGACCCTGTACGAGGAACTGCCCGACACCCCCTTCGGGCCGCACCAGCGCAACGTCACCGTCTTCGCCGACGGGCAGATCGACCGCTCGCCGTGCGGGTCGGGCACCTCGGCGCGGCTCGCGCTGCTGGCCGAGGACGGCCGGCTGGGGCCGGGGGAGGACCTGCTGCACGAGTCGGTGGTGGGCACGGTGTTCACGGGCCGGGTCGCCTGCGGCTCGGCGGCCGCCGGACTGGTCACGGAGGTCACCGGGGCGGCCTACCGCACCGGCGAGCACGCCTTCCGCGCCGACCCGCACGACGCGCTCGCCACCGGGTTCCTGCTGTGA
- a CDS encoding ornithine cyclodeaminase family protein: MTPPAGIPQFSAAGTAGLLGPAAAADALAGVLLAGLDPETCPPRSALPVPGGGELLLMPAAAGAYAGVKIAGVAPGNPARGLPRITGSYLLLDGPTLSPLALFDGAALTALRTPAVSALALRHLLPAGRPLRMVLFGSGPQAYGHLEAVLAIRQLAEVVVVARNPGGAGKLAAYARELGVPARPGAAVEVADADLVICCTTAREPLFDGRLIGPQATVVAVGSHEPEAREVDTALVRHAAVYVESRAAALREAGDLLVPEAEGAIGPGHISGTLADLVAGRMPGGGAGSCPQLFKSVGMAWEDLAVAVAWFEAAGENSAT; encoded by the coding sequence GTGACCCCGCCTGCCGGGATCCCGCAGTTCTCGGCCGCCGGGACGGCCGGGCTGCTCGGCCCGGCCGCCGCCGCGGACGCGCTGGCCGGCGTACTGCTGGCCGGACTGGACCCCGAGACCTGTCCGCCGCGCAGCGCCCTGCCCGTACCGGGCGGCGGGGAACTGCTGCTCATGCCGGCCGCCGCGGGGGCGTACGCGGGGGTGAAGATCGCCGGGGTGGCTCCCGGGAACCCGGCGCGCGGGCTGCCCCGGATCACCGGCTCCTACCTGCTCCTGGACGGGCCGACCCTGAGCCCGCTGGCCCTGTTCGACGGGGCGGCGCTGACCGCGCTGCGCACCCCGGCCGTCTCCGCCCTGGCGCTGCGTCACCTGCTCCCGGCCGGGCGGCCGCTGCGGATGGTGCTCTTCGGATCGGGTCCGCAGGCCTACGGACACCTCGAAGCGGTGCTGGCGATACGGCAGTTGGCCGAGGTGGTGGTCGTGGCCCGTAACCCTGGGGGCGCCGGGAAGCTGGCGGCGTACGCCCGGGAACTGGGGGTCCCGGCCCGCCCGGGGGCGGCCGTGGAGGTGGCCGACGCCGATCTCGTCATCTGCTGCACGACGGCGCGCGAGCCGCTCTTCGACGGGAGGCTGATCGGCCCGCAGGCGACGGTCGTCGCCGTCGGTTCGCACGAGCCGGAGGCGCGCGAGGTCGACACGGCCCTCGTCCGGCACGCGGCCGTCTACGTGGAATCGCGCGCCGCGGCCCTGCGCGAGGCAGGGGACCTGCTGGTACCGGAGGCGGAAGGGGCGATCGGGCCCGGTCACATCAGCGGCACCCTGGCCGACCTGGTCGCGGGCCGGATGCCGGGTGGCGGGGCGGGAAGTTGTCCACAGCTCTTCAAGAGTGTGGGCATGGCCTGGGAAGATCTGGCTGTGGCGGTGGCCTGGTTCGAGGCCGCCGGGGAGAACAGCGCAACGTGA
- a CDS encoding GntR family transcriptional regulator, with protein MGDLKQHSLIKAQERLRDQVGHALRAALIAGELRPGSVYSAPGLAAELGVSATPVREAMLDLAREGLVEPVRNKGFRITEVSERDLDQYTELRTMIEVPTIGRITKIATPEQLEALRPIAQEIVTSAREHNLIGYLEADRRFHLTLLGLAGNDRLVETVGDLRKRSRLYGLTGLDEAGKLVSSAEEHIELLDLMLTGDAEAAEACMTRHLGHVRSLWAQGRDEPVGRTPGRLGSGALGSGA; from the coding sequence ATGGGTGACCTGAAGCAGCACAGTCTCATCAAGGCCCAGGAACGGCTCCGCGACCAGGTCGGCCACGCCCTCCGAGCCGCCCTGATAGCGGGTGAACTGCGCCCCGGGAGCGTCTACTCCGCACCCGGCCTCGCGGCCGAGCTCGGGGTCTCGGCGACCCCGGTGCGCGAGGCGATGCTCGACCTGGCCCGCGAAGGCCTGGTGGAACCGGTGCGCAACAAGGGCTTCCGGATCACGGAGGTCAGCGAGCGCGATCTGGACCAGTACACCGAACTGCGCACGATGATCGAGGTCCCGACCATCGGCCGGATCACGAAGATCGCCACGCCCGAGCAGCTGGAGGCGCTGCGGCCGATCGCGCAGGAGATCGTCACCAGCGCGCGCGAGCACAACCTCATCGGCTACCTGGAGGCGGACCGCCGCTTCCACCTCACCCTCCTCGGCCTCGCCGGCAACGACCGCCTGGTCGAAACCGTCGGCGACCTGCGCAAGCGCTCCCGGCTCTACGGACTCACCGGCCTGGACGAGGCCGGCAAGCTGGTCTCCTCCGCCGAGGAGCACATCGAGCTCCTCGACCTGATGCTCACCGGCGACGCCGAGGCGGCCGAAGCCTGCATGACCCGCCACCTGGGCCACGTCCGCTCCCTGTGGGCCCAGGGCCGCGACGAACCGGTGGGCCGCACCCCGGGCCGCCTGGGCTCGGGCGCCCTGGGCTCGGGCGCCTAG
- a CDS encoding AAA family ATPase, with product MDPIRLPALEHLPAVLEGLGRNAALPEELAVRLLPYGQAPYRLARREEPAPGTALCEAFLARGEALALAHAPSLPPDFAARLAADADPEVRAARAGREDATSGRQALFASDPEADVRVAVARHPGLRAELLAVLAADTDARVRLTVAERGPELPEDVLRVLLADAEPKVRAAACRRRPPRDLHAALLADPATRRFVVPFLALDPDTAAALAVDPDEEVRAKAAAHPALPAGLRDLLARDPSPEVRGRVFVRADTPPELRAEIHAWLTEGAHRADEDWENAQDEDVFCEIALAFLDLEPYPWVAADPAPYAGSPYPGMRRAAALGERLPAPLLRAMLADEDPAIRMIALERTPDADLSTAEDIERRHVRSKSGDRPADHFAFPSGTLRRFAADPEPHMRVLALRDPELPAELLGRLAADEDRTVRRAVAEDSRTAPDTLLRLLGDGSPSVAGAAAASPRLPVEAMRAALDLTAADGTAERGGAVVLCGPSAAGRDARARDLARRGYTRLSLDEDLRDRLGREGPDPDPEAYQRLRADVERELWCDLGELLSEREPVVVDHGVLDPDTVARYRALFESHGRPWEQVHVETDPAPRQDPDRSSYDRREFGDRP from the coding sequence ATGGATCCGATACGGCTGCCCGCGCTCGAGCACCTCCCGGCGGTACTGGAGGGACTCGGCCGGAACGCGGCCCTTCCCGAGGAACTGGCCGTACGGCTCCTGCCGTACGGCCAGGCACCGTACCGGCTGGCGCGCCGGGAGGAGCCCGCGCCGGGCACGGCCCTGTGCGAGGCCTTCCTGGCGCGCGGCGAGGCCCTGGCCCTCGCGCACGCCCCTTCGCTGCCGCCTGACTTCGCCGCGCGGCTGGCGGCCGACGCGGACCCGGAAGTGCGTGCCGCCCGCGCCGGACGGGAGGACGCCACCTCCGGGCGGCAGGCCCTGTTCGCCTCCGATCCCGAGGCGGATGTACGGGTCGCCGTCGCGCGCCACCCCGGCCTGCGGGCCGAACTCCTGGCCGTGCTCGCCGCCGACACCGATGCCCGGGTGCGGCTGACGGTCGCCGAACGCGGGCCGGAGCTGCCCGAGGACGTGCTGCGGGTACTGCTCGCGGACGCCGAGCCGAAGGTGCGGGCGGCCGCCTGCAGGCGCCGGCCCCCGCGCGACCTGCACGCCGCCCTGCTGGCCGACCCGGCCACACGGCGGTTCGTGGTGCCCTTCCTCGCCCTGGACCCGGACACGGCCGCGGCCCTGGCCGTGGACCCCGACGAGGAGGTCCGCGCGAAGGCCGCCGCCCACCCCGCGCTGCCGGCGGGGCTGCGGGACCTGCTGGCCCGGGACCCGAGCCCTGAGGTCCGGGGACGGGTCTTCGTCCGCGCGGACACTCCGCCGGAGCTCCGGGCCGAGATCCACGCGTGGTTGACCGAGGGGGCCCACCGGGCCGACGAGGACTGGGAGAACGCGCAGGACGAGGACGTCTTCTGCGAAATCGCCCTCGCCTTTCTGGACCTGGAGCCCTACCCGTGGGTCGCGGCCGACCCCGCCCCCTACGCCGGGTCCCCCTACCCGGGCATGCGGCGCGCAGCGGCCCTCGGCGAGCGGCTGCCGGCCCCGCTGCTGCGCGCGATGCTCGCCGACGAGGACCCGGCGATCCGCATGATCGCCCTGGAGCGGACACCCGACGCGGATCTCTCGACCGCCGAGGACATCGAACGGCGCCACGTGCGGTCGAAGTCCGGGGACCGGCCCGCGGACCACTTCGCGTTTCCGTCCGGGACGCTGAGGCGGTTCGCCGCCGACCCGGAGCCACACATGCGCGTATTGGCCCTGCGCGATCCGGAGTTGCCCGCCGAACTGCTCGGTCGGCTGGCGGCGGACGAGGACCGCACCGTCCGGCGGGCCGTCGCCGAGGACTCCCGGACGGCGCCGGACACACTGCTGCGCCTGCTCGGTGACGGCTCACCGTCCGTCGCCGGGGCCGCCGCCGCCTCGCCCCGGCTACCGGTGGAGGCGATGCGGGCGGCGCTCGACCTGACCGCCGCCGACGGCACCGCCGAGCGCGGGGGCGCCGTAGTGCTGTGCGGGCCGTCGGCAGCGGGCCGGGACGCCCGCGCACGGGACCTGGCACGGCGCGGCTACACCCGGCTGTCCCTCGACGAGGACCTCCGCGACCGGCTCGGGCGCGAAGGCCCCGACCCGGACCCGGAGGCGTACCAGCGGCTGCGGGCCGACGTGGAGCGGGAGTTGTGGTGCGATCTCGGGGAGCTGCTCTCGGAGCGGGAGCCCGTCGTCGTGGACCACGGCGTCCTGGACCCGGACACCGTGGCACGCTACCGAGCCCTCTTCGAGAGCCACGGCCGCCCCTGGGAGCAGGTCCACGTCGAGACGGACCCGGCTCCCCGGCAGGACCCGGACCGGTCGTCGTACGACCGGAGGGAGTTCGGCGACAGGCCCTAG
- a CDS encoding ABC transporter substrate-binding protein codes for MTKRTQLALATALVAALAFGASGCSDPKKGSAGAGASNPASANDGKILGGAPVKGGTLTVLSNQDFAHLDPARNWVMPTMDFGTRLLYRTLVTFKAEPGKGGSELVPDLATDLGTPSNGGRTWTFTLKEGVKYEDGSPIKAQDIKYNVERSMAPDLTGGPDYAAQYLAGTDGYKGPLQGKHLDSVKTPDDRTIVFELKRPVAEFSATATLPTFAPVPASQEKGTQYDARPFSSGPYKIESYDRDKKLVLVRNEHWDAKTDTVRKAYPDKFVVVMGLKGGQIDDRIIAGDGADASAVQWSDMRPESAPKVLPKPEIKQRLLAESQGCTEMLQMNNSRAPFDDPKVREAMQYALDKEAVVTAGGGPALNDVATAYLPPALAGGKQADTLKIAPSGDPAKAKELLKAAGKETLKVSLAVSTGDKGKAEAIQQGLARAGVEVVIDTVDPGAYYDVIGDTTTAPDLVLSGWCPDYPSGSTFLPFVFDGRTIKVKGNSGNYSQFRDEETTKRIDEINAMADAKQANQAWIDLDAQLMKKSPAVPVLLERKPLLVGPNIAGAFGHPVWVGQLDYATIGLKDPAKSQGQG; via the coding sequence ATGACCAAGCGCACCCAACTCGCCCTCGCCACAGCCCTGGTGGCCGCACTCGCATTCGGCGCATCGGGCTGCTCCGACCCCAAGAAGGGCTCCGCGGGCGCGGGTGCCTCCAATCCCGCCTCCGCCAACGACGGGAAGATCCTCGGCGGCGCTCCCGTCAAGGGCGGCACGCTCACCGTCCTGTCCAACCAGGACTTCGCCCATCTCGACCCCGCCCGCAACTGGGTCATGCCGACCATGGACTTCGGCACCCGCCTCCTCTACCGCACCCTGGTCACCTTCAAGGCCGAGCCGGGCAAGGGCGGCAGCGAGCTGGTCCCCGACCTCGCCACCGACCTGGGTACCCCCTCCAACGGCGGCCGCACCTGGACCTTCACCCTCAAGGAGGGCGTGAAGTACGAGGACGGCTCACCCATCAAGGCGCAGGACATCAAGTACAACGTCGAGCGCTCGATGGCCCCCGACCTGACCGGCGGCCCCGACTACGCGGCCCAGTACCTCGCCGGCACCGACGGCTACAAGGGGCCGCTGCAGGGCAAGCACCTCGACTCGGTGAAGACCCCCGACGACCGCACGATCGTCTTCGAACTGAAGCGGCCGGTCGCCGAGTTCTCGGCGACCGCGACCCTCCCCACCTTCGCCCCGGTCCCCGCATCGCAGGAGAAGGGCACGCAGTACGACGCCCGCCCGTTCTCCTCCGGCCCGTACAAGATCGAGTCCTACGACCGCGACAAGAAGCTCGTCCTGGTCCGCAACGAGCACTGGGACGCGAAGACCGACACCGTCCGCAAGGCCTATCCGGACAAGTTCGTGGTGGTCATGGGCCTCAAGGGCGGCCAGATCGACGACCGGATCATCGCCGGGGACGGCGCCGACGCCTCCGCCGTGCAGTGGTCCGACATGCGGCCCGAGAGCGCCCCCAAGGTGCTGCCCAAGCCGGAGATCAAGCAGCGCCTGCTGGCCGAGTCCCAGGGCTGTACCGAGATGCTCCAGATGAACAACTCCCGCGCTCCCTTCGACGACCCGAAGGTCCGCGAGGCCATGCAGTACGCCCTCGACAAGGAGGCCGTGGTCACCGCGGGCGGTGGCCCCGCGCTCAACGACGTCGCCACCGCCTACTTGCCCCCGGCCCTCGCCGGCGGCAAGCAGGCCGACACCCTGAAGATCGCGCCGTCCGGTGACCCGGCCAAGGCCAAGGAGCTCCTCAAGGCCGCCGGCAAGGAGACCCTGAAGGTCTCCCTCGCGGTCTCCACCGGGGACAAGGGCAAGGCGGAGGCCATCCAGCAGGGCCTGGCCCGCGCCGGCGTCGAGGTGGTCATCGACACCGTCGACCCGGGCGCGTACTACGACGTCATCGGCGACACCACCACCGCGCCCGACCTCGTCCTCAGCGGCTGGTGCCCCGACTACCCCTCCGGCTCCACCTTCCTGCCCTTCGTCTTCGACGGCCGCACCATCAAGGTCAAGGGCAACTCCGGCAACTACTCGCAGTTCCGCGACGAGGAGACGACGAAGCGGATCGACGAGATCAACGCCATGGCCGACGCCAAGCAGGCCAACCAGGCCTGGATCGACCTCGACGCCCAGCTCATGAAGAAGTCCCCGGCCGTCCCCGTCCTGCTGGAGCGCAAGCCGCTCCTCGTCGGCCCCAACATCGCGGGTGCCTTCGGCCACCCCGTCTGGGTCGGCCAGCTCGACTACGCCACCATCGGCCTCAAGGACCCGGCCAAGAGCCAGGGCCAGGGCTGA
- a CDS encoding ABC transporter permease: MTAPVAATSPDAAAVKEVPPGSSPWQLARRELRRRPAVRVSLCVVLLFVLMAATAPWLGALGGWSPDEFDKTAIDPYLGGQPLGAFGGISPEHWLGVEPVSGRDLFARVVNGAQVSLLIAFAATAIVVVAGTAAGIAAGYFGGRTDTVLSRLMDLTMSFPSLIFMIAMLSVAKDVNRIVLMTAVIGVFGWPGVARVVRGQALSLKHREYVDAARVGGSSSWRILTRDILPGVAGPVIAYTTLLIPGMISTEAALSYLGVGVRPPTPSWGQMIAESVAFYETDPMYFVIPSLFLFLAVLAFTLLGDALRDILDPRGGRT; this comes from the coding sequence ATGACCGCCCCCGTCGCCGCCACGTCCCCGGACGCGGCGGCGGTCAAGGAGGTCCCCCCGGGCAGCAGCCCCTGGCAGCTCGCCCGGCGGGAACTCCGCCGCCGCCCCGCCGTCCGCGTCAGCCTCTGCGTCGTCCTCCTCTTCGTCCTGATGGCCGCCACCGCCCCCTGGCTGGGCGCACTCGGCGGCTGGTCCCCGGACGAGTTCGACAAGACCGCCATCGACCCCTACCTCGGCGGCCAGCCGCTCGGCGCCTTCGGCGGGATCAGCCCCGAGCACTGGCTCGGCGTGGAACCCGTCAGCGGCCGCGACCTGTTCGCCCGCGTGGTCAACGGCGCCCAGGTCTCGCTCCTCATCGCCTTCGCCGCCACCGCCATCGTGGTCGTCGCCGGTACCGCCGCCGGCATCGCTGCCGGCTACTTCGGCGGCCGCACCGACACCGTCCTGTCCCGCCTGATGGACCTGACGATGTCCTTCCCGTCCCTCATCTTCATGATCGCGATGCTCTCGGTGGCCAAGGACGTCAACCGCATCGTCCTGATGACCGCCGTCATCGGAGTCTTCGGCTGGCCCGGCGTCGCCCGCGTCGTCCGCGGCCAGGCCCTCTCCCTCAAACACCGCGAGTACGTGGACGCCGCCCGCGTCGGCGGATCGAGCTCCTGGCGGATCCTGACCCGCGACATCCTCCCGGGCGTCGCCGGCCCGGTCATCGCCTACACCACCCTGCTCATCCCCGGCATGATCAGCACCGAGGCCGCACTCAGCTACCTCGGCGTGGGTGTCCGTCCGCCCACCCCCTCCTGGGGCCAGATGATCGCCGAGTCCGTGGCCTTCTACGAGACCGACCCCATGTACTTCGTCATCCCGAGCCTCTTCCTCTTCCTCGCGGTCCTCGCCTTCACCCTGCTCGGCGACGCCCTGCGCGACATCCTCGACCCGAGGGGCGGCCGGACGTGA